The region CCGATCCCGGTGCCGGTGAGCTACCACAGCTTCGGCGGCTGGAAGCGTTCGGGCTTCGGCGACATCGACCAGTACGGCATGGAAGGCCTGCGCTTCTGGACCAAGACCAAGAAGGTCACCCAGCGCTGGCCCGATGGCGGCGGCGACGGCTCCAACGCCTTCGTCATTCCGACGATGGGGTGATATTTTCCGGGGCGTGCACCTGGCGCTCGGTGTATCGGGAGCGAGCCCCGGCACGCCGTGGCTTTGCTATCGGAGAAAATCATAATAGCCTGACGCTGGTAGGTCCCGGCCATAGCGGGATCGCGATGAAACGCTGCTCGAGGTGATCTGATGCGCGCATTCCTGCTGTTCCTTCCCGCCGTGGCCCTTGCCGCCTGCTCGCCCGATGCCGAGGCTCCGGTCGAAACCGAAGTCGTCGAGGATGGCGCTGGCGATGCGGCGACCACCGATGCCGGCGACCAGTCGCTTGCCGATCCCGCGCCGGACAGTGTCACCGCCGTTGCGATCCCGACGCGCTACCAGGGCGTATGGGACTACGAGAAAGGCACCTGCGATCCGGCATCCGACATGCGGATGGAGATCGAGGGCCAGCGGATCGCATTCTATGAATCCCTCGGCACCGTCACCGGTACGAGCATCGAGAACGGCGATGCGATCGTCGCGCTCGACATGGAAGGCGAAGGGGAAACCTGGACCCAGGCCCTGCGGCTCTCGCTGGTCGACAATGGCGAGCGGCTGCATGTTACCGACGGTTCGGCGCCGAAGTCGCCCGACGAATATCCGCGCAAACGGTGTGACGGTTAGACCCTGAAGGAGAGCGAAATGCGTATCCCCGCGATCATTGCGACCCCGATCCTGCTCGCAGCCTGTGCCGGTAACGGCGGAGGGGCTGAGCCTGTCGCGCCGCCGGCCAGCGCCGGAACCTGCAATGCGGACAACACCGCGGAGTTCGTCGGCCAGAAAGCGACCGCAGCGCTCGGAGCAGCCATCCAGGCCCGCACCGGCGCAAGCATCTTCCAGTGGGTCGGCCCCGACCAGGCAGTGACGATGGACTACCGGCCGGAGCGGGTTCGTGTCACCTACGACATGGGTTTCGTGATCGAGCGGATCACCTGCGGGTGAGCGAACGCCGCCACGCGACATCCGGCTCGCCGTTCGAGAAGGAATTCGGCTTCAGCCGGGCGGTTCGCGTCGGGAACCGGATAACGGTCGCCGGGACCGGCCCGATCGAGGATGACGGCACTACCACGCCGGGCGATGCCGCGGCGCAGGCGGCACGTTGCTGCACGCTGATAGTCCGCGCGATCGAGCAGCTCGGCGGCACCGCGGCGGATGTGGTGCGCACCCGCATGTTCCTGACCGACTTCGAGGACCAGCAAGCCGTGGGCGCGGTCCACGCCCGCTTCTTCGGCGACGCGGCGCCTGCTGCGACCATGGTCGGCGCCGCGTGGCTGTGCCGCCGCGAATGGAAGGTCGAGATCGAGGCGGAAGCGGTCCTGCCCGACTAGCGGGCGAAGCGGCGTGCGCCCCCTTCCCTCGACGATTTTGCGGCGCTAGAGCGCTGCGCATGACAGGACAATTCCAGCTTACCGAAGACCAGCTCGCCATCCAGGAGATGGCGCAGCGTTTCACTGCCGACAACATCACGCCTTTCGCAGGCGAATGGGACGAGACGCACCACTTCCCCAAGGATGTGATCAAGCGCACCGCCGAACTCGGTTTCGGCGCGATCTACGTGTCCGAAGAAAGCGGCGGCATCGGCCTTGGCCGGCTCGAGGCGGCGCTCATCATGGAAGCCATGGCCTATGGCTGCCCGACGACCAGCGCCTTCATCTCGATCCACAACATGGCCGCATGGATGATCGACACCTTCGGCGGCAAGGAAGTGAAGGAGAAATACCTTCCCGGCCTCGTGACGATGGACGAGATCGCGAGCTACTGCCTCACCGAACCGGGCAGCGGCTCGGACGCGGCGGGCCTCAAGACCAGCGCGAAACGGGACGGCGACCACTACGTCCTCAACGGCACCAAGCAGTTCATCTCGGGCGGCGGCGTGAACGACGTCTATGTCACCATGGTCCGCACCGGCGAGCACAAGACCAAGGGCATCACCTGCCTCGTCATCGACAAGGACACGCCCGGCGTCAGCTTCGGCGCGCCGGAGAAGAAGCTCGGCTGGAATGCCAGCCCGACTGCGCAGGTCATTTTCGAGGATGCGCGCGTGCCGGTAGAGAACCGCGTGGGCGATGAAGGCGAAGGCTTCCGCTTTGCCATGATGGGCCTCGACGGCGGGCGTCTCAACATCGGTGCCTGCTCGCTCGGCGGTGCGCAGCGCTGCCTCGACGAGGCGATCGCCTACTCCAAGGATCGCAAGCAGTTCGATACGCCGGTGGCCGATTTCCAGA is a window of Erythrobacter sp. HKB08 DNA encoding:
- a CDS encoding I78 family peptidase inhibitor, with protein sequence MRIPAIIATPILLAACAGNGGGAEPVAPPASAGTCNADNTAEFVGQKATAALGAAIQARTGASIFQWVGPDQAVTMDYRPERVRVTYDMGFVIERITCG
- a CDS encoding RidA family protein, translated to MSERRHATSGSPFEKEFGFSRAVRVGNRITVAGTGPIEDDGTTTPGDAAAQAARCCTLIVRAIEQLGGTAADVVRTRMFLTDFEDQQAVGAVHARFFGDAAPAATMVGAAWLCRREWKVEIEAEAVLPD
- a CDS encoding acyl-CoA dehydrogenase family protein; translated protein: MTGQFQLTEDQLAIQEMAQRFTADNITPFAGEWDETHHFPKDVIKRTAELGFGAIYVSEESGGIGLGRLEAALIMEAMAYGCPTTSAFISIHNMAAWMIDTFGGKEVKEKYLPGLVTMDEIASYCLTEPGSGSDAAGLKTSAKRDGDHYVLNGTKQFISGGGVNDVYVTMVRTGEHKTKGITCLVIDKDTPGVSFGAPEKKLGWNASPTAQVIFEDARVPVENRVGDEGEGFRFAMMGLDGGRLNIGACSLGGAQRCLDEAIAYSKDRKQFDTPVADFQNTQFMLADMATDLEAARALLYLAAAKVTDNAPDKSRFSAMAKRLATDNGSKVVNDALQLFGGYGYLKDYPIERFWRDLRVHSILEGTNQVMRMIVGRDLLRQG